The Bradysia coprophila strain Holo2 unplaced genomic scaffold, BU_Bcop_v1 contig_151, whole genome shotgun sequence genome contains a region encoding:
- the LOC119074924 gene encoding odorant receptor 67d-like, with translation MEKLENLLTKKFDELPTITKRMSAIMDFINFFGYFVGVEIKLNWQMNNRSTFTLLLIFIVTWLIGYTLYAQFPSLSCVELLGGSALLLSSAAKYVTFVLNPAKFAQLMKFIENVCDINQSGYREIILRNTTATVVRHCKFVFGGIVSGLALYSCWPCYDFFINGNYTLVSPLRMPFVDETTFKGYLILTFVNIFAASVAVFGTYTYSCIFLSYVDVYDGLLSLVVDDFGLFDRMHDKRSQFRPECACIFRNTMVELMDMARFNFAMRELFDDCATVEIVCCFYGIVVVLFGYLANDYIGGIGAAAYFITELLMFCFIGQLLQNTNDRILMVLYDTKWYTYDVAYQKDILFALLIFQDLQPISVASLYPLNFETGLQVVNNIYSSLMIILEFLDK, from the exons atggAGAAACTTGAAAATCTACTGACAAAG AAATTTGACGAGCTACCCACGATAACTAAAAGGATGTCCGCAATTATGgacttcatcaattttttcggATATTTCGTTGGAgtcgaaattaaattgaattggcAAATGAATAACAGATCAACGTTCACCCTGCTTCTGATTTTTATAGTGACGTGGCTTATCGGTTACACACTTTATGCGCAGTTTCCATCTTTATCATGCGTTGAACTGCTTGGTGGCTCAGCCCTATTACTTTcg AGCGCTGCCAAATACGTAACTTTTGTTCTCAATCCCGCAAAATTTGCACAATTGATGAAGTTTATTGAAAACGTGTGCGACATAAATCAATCAGGATATAGAGAGATCATCCTTCGAAATACAACGGCAACAGTTGTTCGTCACTGTAAATTCGTTTTTGGTGGCATAGTCTCCGGTTTAGCTCTATATTCTTGTTGGCCGTGTTATGACTTTTTCATCAACGGAAACTATACATTGGTTTCGCCATTGAGGATGCCATTTGTAGATGAGACAACATTTAAAGGATATTTGATTCTAACATTTGTAAATATCTTTGCCGCGAGTGTTGCTGTTTTCGGCACATATACATACAGTTGCATTTTCTTAAGCTACGTGGACGTCTATGATGGTCTATTATCGTTAGTTGTGGATGACTTTGGCTTGTTTGACCGAATGCACGATAAGAGGAGTCAATTTCGCCCAGAGTGCGCGTGTATATTCAGAAATACAATGGTGGAACTGATGGATATGGCCAG ATTCAACTTCGCAATGAGGGAATTGTTCGACGACTGCGCAACTGTAGAGATTGTGTGTTGCTTTTATGGGATCGTAGTGGTGCTTTTCGGATATTTAGCA AATGACTATATCGGTGGTATTGGTGCCGCTGCATACTTCATTACTGAATTACTGATGTTTTGTTTCATCGGACAGTTGCTGCAAAACACG AATGATCGgattttgatggttttgtaTGACACAAAGTGGTATACTTATGACGTTGCGTATCAGAAGGACATATTGTTTGCCCTGCTCATTTTTCAAGACCTTCAACCAATAAGCGTTGCAAGTCTGTATCCGTTGAACTTTGAAACTGGTTTACAG GTGGTCAACAACATCTATTCGTCTTTGATGAttatattggaatttttagatAAATAG
- the LOC119074934 gene encoding membrane-bound alkaline phosphatase-like → MRAILVFLAFVQIFTEIKSQNEDQRDVEWSENDPRWETRIPNWWEEDTFIPPVGPIEERAGEFWTEFGQNVLEQKISQKQNLNKAKNLILFIGDGMGLSTLMATRSYIDDVQTELSFEKFPYSGLAKPYCINYQVPDSACTGTALMTGVKNNYGTIAVDGNVNLRNCTAQLDSSTHLHSLLKYAQDAGKSTGIITTTRITHATPASTYAKTASRYWESNENTPSECEDIAHQLIHGEIGSRLDVIMGGGRRHFLPDTQGGYRTDNRTLINEYLQIQQNNNKMARYVENRTDLLAIDEASTDKILGIFAHSHLEYKLLSDSIDQPTLMEMTTKALQILKKNENGFVLVVEGGRIDTAHHDTLAQLALHETVEFHKTVDFVRSNTDEDNTLIVVTSDHSTVMTVGGYMPRGYNILGPGDYSRNDRMWFYTLSYANGPGHSDHFQATGGRVNPQGQRYFDPYFRRPATVPEDEETHAGEDVGVFASGPYAHLFTGVYEQSYINHAMVYATCVGPKSYKKNPQCTDSVDSSSMKCTSVWMFSVLLCFIVTFKLNLM, encoded by the exons ATGCGTGCGATTCTAGTGTTCCTTGCATTTGTGCAAATATTTACCGAAATCAAATCGCAAAACGAAGATCAAAGAGACGTTGAATGGTCGGAAAACGATCCGCGATGGGAAACTCGAATTCCAAACTGGTGGGAAGAGGATACTTTTATTCCACCTGTCGGACCGATCGAAGAACGAGCTGGTGAATTTTGGACTGAATTTGGCCAAAATGTGTTGGAGCAAAAAATTAGCCAGAAACAGAACTTGAATAAAGCCaaaaatctgattttattCATTGGTGATGGTATGGGACTCTCAACGTTAATGGCAACCAGATCCTACATAGATGATGTTCAAACTGAGCTATCATTTGAAAAGTTCCCCTACTCCGGATTAGCGAAACCGTATTGCATAAACTACCAAGTGCCAGATTCGGCATGCACAGGAACCGCTTTGATGACTGGCGTTAAGAATAACTACGGCACAATCGCCGttgatggaaatgtaaatctGCGAAATTGTACCGCTCAGCTGGACAGTAGCACTCATTTGCATTCACTGTTAAAATACGCTCAAGATGCTGGAAAATCAACAGGGATCATCACTACAACCCGTATAACCCATGCCACTCCAGCATCAACGTACGCAAAAACTGCATCGCGTTATTGGGAATCGAATGAAAACACTCCGAGCGAATGCGAAGACATTGCTCATCAACTAATTCATGGAGAAATCGGATCAAGGTTAGACGTTATCATGGGCGGTGGTAGACGACACTTTCTACCAGACACGCAAGGCGGTTATCGTACTGATAATCGGACTCTTATCAACGAGTATTTGCAGattcaacaaaataacaataaaatggCTCGCTATGTCGAAAATAGA ACAGACCTGTTAGCTATCGACGAAGCGAGCACCGACAAAATTCTCGGCATTTTTGCCCACAGTCACTTGGAATATAAACTCCTATCAGATTCTATAGACCAGCCAACACTGATGGAAATGACCACAAAAGCCCTGCAAATtctgaagaaaaatgaaaatggctTCGTACTCGTCGTCGAAGGTGGTCGCATTGATACAGCCCACCATGACACATTGGCACAGTTAGCTCTTCATGAGACCGTAGAATTTCATAAAACAGTTGACTTCGTGCGAAGTAACACCGACGAGGATAATACGCTGATTGTGGTCACATCGGATCATAGTACGGTCATGACTGTGGGAGGTTATATG CCTCGCGGGTACAACATTCTTGGTCCTGGCGATTATTCAAGAAACGATCGCATGTGGTTCTACACTTTGAGCTATGCTAATGGTCCCGGTCATTCTGATCATTTTCAAGCAACCGGTGGAAGAGTGAATCCACAAGGGCAACGATATTTCGATCCATATTTCCGTCGGCCAGCAACAGTGCCGGAGGACGAGGAGACACACGCTGGTGAGGATGTCGGTGTTTTTGCTAGCGGGCCGTATGCTCAT CTTTTCACTGGTGTCTATGAACAAAGTTACATCAACCATGCGATGGTGTATGCTACATGTGTTGGTCCAAAAAGCTACAAAAAGAATCCGCAATGCACCGACTCTGTGGACAGTTCTTCGATGAAATGTACATCGGTGTGGATGTTCTCCGTTCTGCTCTGTTTCATCGTGACatttaagttaaatttaatgtaa